One Carassius auratus strain Wakin chromosome 16, ASM336829v1, whole genome shotgun sequence genomic window carries:
- the LOC113116331 gene encoding histone-lysine N-methyltransferase ASH1L-like isoform X1 — MDKTSQKTTPRLEKEEQNERTEDRKRMRKTKGAEPEASSKSITSEVKLQQQPSPRELTDTKSDQSDGNLRMKIGVGAKRTKKPPKSLENFICRPTIRISQRLAHGDGHSSCGGEVSNSEIRVAKQSHSEIQKKDRNDCISPKASTRLSVPLSKTSRKDYSTPVIRASKKAPSKHLKKTDSKSLLTSDGPPYAVQPQTDSKVPLSDRTTSSTLQKQTYSPPAAPSPPSLLQQDSSPQDSSQVLNAQKEKGEDLTTGEAMTSSLSSHGSNDMNAQTSLQSSSNTENDSESTSLPLSCSENFVKQAPCPAKKTRIRESNVYKVLNAKEKEDGDSACSKNTSNTITNSRSKENGLLHQQSPSIKRPLLLTASDKPAESATPENSTCMPELLDSRGRNKKYTESEVIDDTRKMTVEPTQAVAVQPKDGSRVGHIIDKNKKRSRHSANQDEDVQCSSQPPGCADSQFNSSVPSDVPPSHPKPNIMSQKKQKAVQITKMENLGKEMELLKTANVSSTACKKVPRKLNLKKIPSINSSKALSTQQGKSRQVGQPSNSIEMPNSSPISETFSFEPRPKKRGRPKMARLEETLQESKSQMSPTKFPILEHANIPDPENGLKLPKPAPKTLVQPKCSTSVKKKRSKLLDSASGKRGAEGKLRPSLSKARDAQISRKRNRLIMKTVITNINRMRVKKKDKVLTQFLSGQKQSNRSDFSQKDNEGDADCSVSDGAHSLSSLVTSFGGKLGPQINISKRGTIYIGKRRGRKPKAQTETSGQDSEQVLGQKSQQVLTESSNKLNSWSTSGEHSHTFDGQSPLCSSPYSFKHLESPSPTLSSFRRKFHLGNCEYDQLSAPKVTSSQKVKAVHKEKSKPPSSSQSAPHPSAKSQLGSVRIQDRRTTHLGRSVLMEQERLKYKCHRKGHNCFSHDKVKGHTHKCKKKYLQLRAKRQDPAFQAEIEELVVRLSEIRIVHHISSRGCGDEAKSGRKSGKGKAHPHVLQCLPQNLHHPTMFQINFSGYYSPQSEFSRDSLHYVGMADFKRNNGCPSQAGEHIVTHCPVVHKLGFPMSGGGCYHPPYKMPLSTTSLGFGLYRGYPPSATIYPSSPFLPSYVHPYSKNPILSPSKFHKKKHKFLRRDSLLFGGKPQGAYANVTSHSPSDWFSRNSWQREDSRDQASEKRFVDDWLREREGKESLLGQSNLRKDHFRRGTASNSPCSSSTPSKQADKHKTSPLSYIGPAHLRPVSKLRWAEHQQPWRWRESTQVEPGNRVLNKGAGSGYQEDDDEGDEDLSSPPLGDRAIHHHSFLRNPNLASSAYSQMTAQRRIGEVQSASRNLMRPGSSLMTNCSAGGIRTSESFQPGGTLFSEHFSASPPLNERQERGGREKRPNISKTHFQTNDTRPFSSCNTSKVSLSHLYNSKNMTVTKSKLKHVRKPLKKKTPKGQEVTGSEVKRRGRGRPRKNPAPCFSPPFPATPLRHEAGESPWKRKKGERDDYTVLSAIESMAQHEKKKRRKERDETRSSEAQVDEDEDTGPSQEPSQLHVNTSSPSQDPSVSVISQSEKRSDVEAEKKYEWAGLYSDVYKSENPTSLFSPVHTDCLDYDPEEHEHGLLPAPIHVGKYLRLKRIDFQLPYDIYRLCAKQKHPKKSRKTPRKIAPSNGSVDVMSRTQTEDSSRKHQKLSVPHDCVSDSPNRNASPRPNTEEIGKEISETDNENNLPNQPDPPKQQEKGNDAENIPSPLLMMPLSCEERSFVLEHGIFLVRNYEKMRDRQSLLLREEVTEREEENKDDGGNSQKGDLEDTSTKSDQCLTHSSPQSENREGDEEGRSVQSRNLTQTLQGIYDVIVSHKGSSGQTLAAPLLNLCSRKRSASAPVDLSTLQKQLLSGYYESLDSFHSDMLKVFHCAEKYYGCESSVGRDVRQLREVYHSAHQEALTQTGSFL; from the exons ATGGATAAGACAAGTCAAAAGACAACACCTAGACTGGAGAAAGAAGAACAAAATGAGAGGACAGAAGACAGGAAGAGGATGAGAAAAACCAAAGGGGCTGAACCAGAAGCTTCCTCAAAGAGTATTACCAGTGAAGTTAAGCTGCAGCAGCAGCCTAGTCCGAGGGAGTTAACAGATACAAAGTCTGACCAGTCAGATGGAAATTTGAGAATGAAAATAGGGGTTGGAGCAAAACGGACAAAGAAGCCCCCAAAGAGCCTTGAGAACTTCATATGCAGGCCCACAATCAGAATCTCTCAGAGGCTTGCACATGGAGATGGCCATAGTTCATGTGGAGGTGAAGTCTCCAATTCTGAGATCAGAGTAGCCAAGCAATCACATTCTGAGATTCAGAAAAAAGATCGGAACGATTGCATCTCTCCAAAAGCATCCACAAGGCTGAGTGTCCCACTTTCCAAAACATCCAGAAAAGATTACTCTACACCAGTCATTAGAGCCTCTAAAAAG GCTCCATCAAAGCACTTGAAGAAGACTGACTCAAAGTCATTATTAACATCAGATGGACCTCCGTATGCAGTTCAACCACAGACAGATAGCAAAGTACCACTTTCAGATAGGACTACCTCCTCTACCTTGCAGAAGCAGACGTATTCACCTCCAGCTGCCCCTTCTCCACCTTCCTTATTACAACAGGACTCCAGTCCACAAGACAGCTCCCAAGTTTTAAATGCTCAAAAAGAAAAGGGTGAAGATCTCACAACTGGAGAAGCAATGACCTCCTCCCTCAGTTCACATGGTTCAAATGATATGAATGCTCAGACATCTCTGCAGTCCTCTTCCAATACTGAAAATGACAGTGAAAGTACATCACTTCCATTATCATGTAGTGAAAATTTTGTAAAGCAAGCTCCCTGCCCTGCAAAAAAAACTAGAATCAGGGAAAGTAATGTTTACAAGGTTTTAAATGCTAAAGAGAAAGAAGATGGTGATTCTGCATGTTCCAAAAACACTAGTAACACCATAACTAACAGTAGGAGTAAGGAAAATGGTTTATTGCATCAGCAAAGTCCCTCTATCAAGAGACCATTGCTCCTTACTGCTTCAGATAAACCTGCCGAATCAGCAACTCCCGAGAACAGCACTTGTATGCCAGAGTTACTGGACAGCAGAGGAAGAAATAAGAAGTATACTGAAAGTGAAGTTATAGATGACACCAGAAAGATGACTGTGGAACCAACTCAAGCTGTTGCTGTCCAGCCAAAAGATGGCAGCAGGGTGGGACATATCATTGACAAGAATAAGAAGAGATCTAGGCATAGTGCAAACCAGGACGAAGATGTGCAGTGTTCCTCTCAACCCCCTGGGTGTGCAGATTCTCAGTTTAACAGTTCCGTTCCAAGTGATGTGCCACCTTCACATCCCAAACCAAACATCATGTCACAGAAGAAACAAAAAGCTGTTCAAATAACTAAGATGGAAAATCTGGGCAAGGAGATGGAATTGTTGAAGACTGCTAATGTTAGTTCCACTGCCTGTAAAAAGGTTCCACgaaaattaaaccttaaaaaaattccTTCCATTAATTCATCAAAGGCATTGTCAACACAGCAGGGTAAATCAAGACAAGTTGGACAACCTTCTAATTCTATAGAAATGCCAAATTCATCACCTATATCAGAAACCTTTTCCTTTGAGCCCCGTCCTAAGAAAAGGGGTCGTCCAAAAATGGCCAGGTTGGAAGAGACTCTTCAGGAAAGTAAGTCTCAAATGTCCCCTACTAAGTTTCCTATACTTGAACATGCAAATATCCCTGATCCAGAGAATGGCCTGAAACTGCCAAAGCCAGCTCCCAAAACACTAGTTCAACCCAAATGTTCCACCTCTGTCAAGAAAAAGAGATCTAAATTACTAGACTCAGCATCAGGGAAGAGGGGTGCTGAAGGAAAACTCAGACCCTCCTTGTCTAAAGCTAGAGATGCTCAGATCAGCCGCAAACGAAACAGGTTGATAATGAAGACAGTAATCACAAATATTAATAGGATGAGAGTGAAGAAGAAGGATAAGGTACTCACACAGTTCCTTTCAGGGCAAAAACAAAGTAACAGATCAGATTTTTCTCAGAAAGACAATGAAGGTGATGCCGATTGTTCAGTTTCAGATGgagcacactctttatcctcgcTTGTTACCTCTTTTGGGGGAAAACTTGGTCCACAAATAAATATCAGCAAACGTGGAACTATCTACATAGGAAAAAGGAGAGGTCGTAAACCTAAAGCTCAAACAGAAACTTCTGGTCAAGACTCTGAACAAGTTTTGGGTCAAAAGTCTCAGCAAGTCTTGACAGAGTCTTCTAATAAGTTGAACTCTTGGTCCACCTCTGGTGAACATAGTCATACATTCGATGGCCAGTCTCCTTTGTGTAGCTCTCCCTATTCATTTAAGCATCTTGAGTCCCCTTCACCCACTCTTAGTTCTTTCCGAAGAAAGTTTCATCTTGGCAACTGTGAATATGATCAACTTTCTGCTCCTAAGGTAACCAGTTCCCAAAAGGTAAAAGCAGTGCACAAAGAGAAATCAAAACCTCCTTCCTCCTCGCAATCTGCACCACACCCTTCTGCCAAATCTCAATTAGGCTCTGTAAGGATTCAAGATCGCAGAACTACACACCTTGGGCGATCAGTATTGATGGAGCAAGAAAGACTCAAATACAAGTGCCATAGAAAAGGTCACAATTGCTTCAGCCATGATAAGGTTAAAGGACATACACACAAATGTAAGAAGAAGTATCTTCAACTCAGGGCTAAAAGGCAAGACCCTGCCTTCCAGGCTGAGATTGAGGAGTTAGTGGTCAGACTTAGTGAGATTCGTATTGTGCATCATATTTCATCACGAGGGTGTGGCGATGAAGCAAAATCTGGCAGGAAGAGTGGGAAAGGGAAAGCTCATCCTCACGTTCTTCAGTGTCTACCACAAAACCTTCATCATCCCACCATGTTTCAAATCAACTTCAGTGGTTACTACTCCCCTCAGTCAGAATTTTCTCGTGACTCTCTGCATTATGTCGGAATGGCAGATTTTAAGAGGAACAATGGGTGTCCCTCTCAAGCCGGTGAACATATTGTCACACATTGCCCAGTAGTGCACAAACTTGGCTTCCCAATGTCAGGAGGCGGTTGTTACCATCCACCATACAAAATGCCACTCTCTACCACTTCACTTGGTTTTGGACTTTATAGGGGATACCCTCCATCTGCAACTATATACCCTTCGTCACCCTTTCTACCCTCTTATGTGCACCCCTACTCTAAAAATCCCATTTTAAGTCCATCAAAGTTCCATAAAAAGAAGCACAAGTTTCTGAGACGTGACTCTCTGCTTTTTGGCGGGAAGCCACAGGGGGCATATGCTAATGTAACATCTCATTCCCCTAGTGACTGGTTCAGTAGAAATAGCTGGCAAAGAGAAGACAGCAGAGATCAGGCTAGTGAGAAACGGTTTGTGGATGATTGGCttagagaaagagaaggaaaagagAGTTTACTAGGACAAAGTAATCTCAGAAAAGACCATTTCAGAAGGGGCACGGCCTCAAATTCTCCCTGTTCTTCCTCAACACCCTCAAAACAAGCAGACAAACACAAAACCTCACCACTTTCATATATAGGACCTGCACATCTGAGACCGGTATCAAAACTTAGGTGGGCAGAGCATCAGCAGCCAtggaggtggagagagagcaCTCAGGTAGAGCCGGGGAACAGGGTTTTAAACAAAGGAGCTGGGTCGGGGTAccaggaggatgatgatgaaggtgaCGAAGACCTATCATCACCTCCCCTAGGAGACAGAGCCATCCACCATCATTCTTTCCTGAGGAACCCCAATCTTGCTAGTAGCGCGTACAGTCAAATGACAGCTCAAAGGAGGATTGGTGAAGTTCAGTCTGCTTCAAGGAACTTAATGAGACCTGGAAGCTCATTGATGACCAATTGCTCAGCTGGAGGCATAAGGACATCAG AGAGCTTCCAGCCTGGCGGCACACTCTTCTCCGAGCACTTCTCTGCCAGTCCCCCTCTTAATGAACGTCAagagagaggaggaagagagaaaAGACCCAACATCAGCAAAACACACTTTCAGACCAACGATACCAGGCCTTTTTCCTCATGTAACACCTCCAAAGTCAGCCTCTCTCATTtatataattctaaaaatatGACGGTAACCAAAAGTAAACTGAAACATGTCAGAAAGCCTCTGAAGAAGAAGACTCCCAAAGGTCAAGAGGTCACAGGAAGTGAGGTGAAGAGAAGAGGACGAGGTCGACCAAGAAAAAACCCTGCACCGTGCTTTTCTCCACCTTTCCCTGCTACACCTTTACGTCATGAAGCCGGAGAGTCTCCTTGGAAACGTAAAAAAGGTGAAAGAGATGACTACACAGTACTCAGTGCGATTGAGTCCATGGCTCAacatgagaaaaagaaaagaaggaaagaaagagatgAAACGAGGAGCAGTGAAGCACAGGTAGATGAAGACGAAGACACAGGTCCGAGCCAAGAGCCGTCACAGTTGCACGTCAACACATCCTCACCTTCCCAGGATCCATCAGTGTCTGTAATCAGCCAGTCAGAGAAGAGGTCTGATGTGGAAGCTGAAAAGAAATATGAGTGGGCGGGGCTTTACTCTGATGTGTATAAAAGCGAGAA CCCCACGAGTCTGTTTTCTCCAGTACACACAGACTGCCTTGACTATGATCCTGAAGAACATGAGCACGGTCTACTTCCTGCACCTATACACGTAG ggaAGTATCTGAGGCTGAAACGGATTGACTTTCAGTTGCCCTATGACATATATCGACTCTGTGCAAAGCAAAAG CATCCTAAAAAGTCACGAAAGACCCCACGAAAGATTGCCCCATCCA ATGGATCTGTTGATGTAATGTCTCGCACTCAGACCGAAGACAGTTCCCGTAAACATCAGAAGCTGAGTGTGCCTCATGACTGCGTTTCTGACAGCCCTAATAG GAATGCCAGCCCTAGACCTAATACAGAAGAGATCGGAAAAGAAATTAGTGAAACAGACAATGAAAATAATCTTCCCAATCAACCTGACCCTCCCAAACAGCAA GAGAAaggcaatgatgctgaaaatatccCCTCCCCTCTCCTGATGATGCCCTTGTCTTGTGAGGAGAG GAGCTTCGTCCTGGAACATGGCATTTTTCTGGTGAGAAACTATGAGAAGATGAGAGACAGACAGTCATTGCTCCTGAGGGAGGAGGTGACAGAGCGAGAGGAAGAAAACAAAGACGATGGAGGGAACAGCCAGAAAGGGGATCTCGAAGACACCAGCACTAAGTCAG ACCAGTGCCTGACTCACTCGAGCCCACAGTCTGAAAACAGAGAGGGAGACGAGGAGGGGAGAAGTGTACAGAGCAGAAACCTCACGCAAACACTCCAGGGGATCTATGACGTCATTGTCAGTCACAAGG GGTCATCTGGACAAACCCTCGCCGCTCCCCTGCTGAACCTGTGCTCCAGAAAGAG
- the LOC113116331 gene encoding histone-lysine N-methyltransferase ASH1L-like isoform X3 → MDKTSQKTTPRLEKEEQNERTEDRKRMRKTKGAEPEASSKSITSEVKLQQQPSPRELTDTKSDQSDGNLRMKIGVGAKRTKKPPKSLENFICRPTIRISQRLAHGDGHSSCGGEVSNSEIRVAKQSHSEIQKKDRNDCISPKASTRLSVPLSKTSRKDYSTPVIRASKKAPSKHLKKTDSKSLLTSDGPPYAVQPQTDSKVPLSDRTTSSTLQKQTYSPPAAPSPPSLLQQDSSPQDSSQVLNAQKEKGEDLTTGEAMTSSLSSHGSNDMNAQTSLQSSSNTENDSESTSLPLSCSENFVKQAPCPAKKTRIRESNVYKVLNAKEKEDGDSACSKNTSNTITNSRSKENGLLHQQSPSIKRPLLLTASDKPAESATPENSTCMPELLDSRGRNKKYTESEVIDDTRKMTVEPTQAVAVQPKDGSRVGHIIDKNKKRSRHSANQDEDVQCSSQPPGCADSQFNSSVPSDVPPSHPKPNIMSQKKQKAVQITKMENLGKEMELLKTANVSSTACKKVPRKLNLKKIPSINSSKALSTQQGKSRQVGQPSNSIEMPNSSPISETFSFEPRPKKRGRPKMARLEETLQESKSQMSPTKFPILEHANIPDPENGLKLPKPAPKTLVQPKCSTSVKKKRSKLLDSASGKRGAEGKLRPSLSKARDAQISRKRNRLIMKTVITNINRMRVKKKDKVLTQFLSGQKQSNRSDFSQKDNEGDADCSVSDGAHSLSSLVTSFGGKLGPQINISKRGTIYIGKRRGRKPKAQTETSGQDSEQVLGQKSQQVLTESSNKLNSWSTSGEHSHTFDGQSPLCSSPYSFKHLESPSPTLSSFRRKFHLGNCEYDQLSAPKVTSSQKVKAVHKEKSKPPSSSQSAPHPSAKSQLGSVRIQDRRTTHLGRSVLMEQERLKYKCHRKGHNCFSHDKVKGHTHKCKKKYLQLRAKRQDPAFQAEIEELVVRLSEIRIVHHISSRGCGDEAKSGRKSGKGKAHPHVLQCLPQNLHHPTMFQINFSGYYSPQSEFSRDSLHYVGMADFKRNNGCPSQAGEHIVTHCPVVHKLGFPMSGGGCYHPPYKMPLSTTSLGFGLYRGYPPSATIYPSSPFLPSYVHPYSKNPILSPSKFHKKKHKFLRRDSLLFGGKPQGAYANVTSHSPSDWFSRNSWQREDSRDQASEKRFVDDWLREREGKESLLGQSNLRKDHFRRGTASNSPCSSSTPSKQADKHKTSPLSYIGPAHLRPVSKLRWAEHQQPWRWRESTQVEPGNRVLNKGAGSGYQEDDDEGDEDLSSPPLGDRAIHHHSFLRNPNLASSAYSQMTAQRRIGEVQSASRNLMRPGSSLMTNCSAGGIRTSESFQPGGTLFSEHFSASPPLNERQERGGREKRPNISKTHFQTNDTRPFSSCNTSKVSLSHLYNSKNMTVTKSKLKHVRKPLKKKTPKGQEVTGSEVKRRGRGRPRKNPAPCFSPPFPATPLRHEAGESPWKRKKGERDDYTVLSAIESMAQHEKKKRRKERDETRSSEAQVDEDEDTGPSQEPSQLHVNTSSPSQDPSVSVISQSEKRSDVEAEKKYEWAGLYSDVYKSENPTSLFSPVHTDCLDYDPEEHEHGLLPAPIHVGKYLRLKRIDFQLPYDIYRLCAKQKHPKKSRKTPRKIAPSNRRQFP, encoded by the exons ATGGATAAGACAAGTCAAAAGACAACACCTAGACTGGAGAAAGAAGAACAAAATGAGAGGACAGAAGACAGGAAGAGGATGAGAAAAACCAAAGGGGCTGAACCAGAAGCTTCCTCAAAGAGTATTACCAGTGAAGTTAAGCTGCAGCAGCAGCCTAGTCCGAGGGAGTTAACAGATACAAAGTCTGACCAGTCAGATGGAAATTTGAGAATGAAAATAGGGGTTGGAGCAAAACGGACAAAGAAGCCCCCAAAGAGCCTTGAGAACTTCATATGCAGGCCCACAATCAGAATCTCTCAGAGGCTTGCACATGGAGATGGCCATAGTTCATGTGGAGGTGAAGTCTCCAATTCTGAGATCAGAGTAGCCAAGCAATCACATTCTGAGATTCAGAAAAAAGATCGGAACGATTGCATCTCTCCAAAAGCATCCACAAGGCTGAGTGTCCCACTTTCCAAAACATCCAGAAAAGATTACTCTACACCAGTCATTAGAGCCTCTAAAAAG GCTCCATCAAAGCACTTGAAGAAGACTGACTCAAAGTCATTATTAACATCAGATGGACCTCCGTATGCAGTTCAACCACAGACAGATAGCAAAGTACCACTTTCAGATAGGACTACCTCCTCTACCTTGCAGAAGCAGACGTATTCACCTCCAGCTGCCCCTTCTCCACCTTCCTTATTACAACAGGACTCCAGTCCACAAGACAGCTCCCAAGTTTTAAATGCTCAAAAAGAAAAGGGTGAAGATCTCACAACTGGAGAAGCAATGACCTCCTCCCTCAGTTCACATGGTTCAAATGATATGAATGCTCAGACATCTCTGCAGTCCTCTTCCAATACTGAAAATGACAGTGAAAGTACATCACTTCCATTATCATGTAGTGAAAATTTTGTAAAGCAAGCTCCCTGCCCTGCAAAAAAAACTAGAATCAGGGAAAGTAATGTTTACAAGGTTTTAAATGCTAAAGAGAAAGAAGATGGTGATTCTGCATGTTCCAAAAACACTAGTAACACCATAACTAACAGTAGGAGTAAGGAAAATGGTTTATTGCATCAGCAAAGTCCCTCTATCAAGAGACCATTGCTCCTTACTGCTTCAGATAAACCTGCCGAATCAGCAACTCCCGAGAACAGCACTTGTATGCCAGAGTTACTGGACAGCAGAGGAAGAAATAAGAAGTATACTGAAAGTGAAGTTATAGATGACACCAGAAAGATGACTGTGGAACCAACTCAAGCTGTTGCTGTCCAGCCAAAAGATGGCAGCAGGGTGGGACATATCATTGACAAGAATAAGAAGAGATCTAGGCATAGTGCAAACCAGGACGAAGATGTGCAGTGTTCCTCTCAACCCCCTGGGTGTGCAGATTCTCAGTTTAACAGTTCCGTTCCAAGTGATGTGCCACCTTCACATCCCAAACCAAACATCATGTCACAGAAGAAACAAAAAGCTGTTCAAATAACTAAGATGGAAAATCTGGGCAAGGAGATGGAATTGTTGAAGACTGCTAATGTTAGTTCCACTGCCTGTAAAAAGGTTCCACgaaaattaaaccttaaaaaaattccTTCCATTAATTCATCAAAGGCATTGTCAACACAGCAGGGTAAATCAAGACAAGTTGGACAACCTTCTAATTCTATAGAAATGCCAAATTCATCACCTATATCAGAAACCTTTTCCTTTGAGCCCCGTCCTAAGAAAAGGGGTCGTCCAAAAATGGCCAGGTTGGAAGAGACTCTTCAGGAAAGTAAGTCTCAAATGTCCCCTACTAAGTTTCCTATACTTGAACATGCAAATATCCCTGATCCAGAGAATGGCCTGAAACTGCCAAAGCCAGCTCCCAAAACACTAGTTCAACCCAAATGTTCCACCTCTGTCAAGAAAAAGAGATCTAAATTACTAGACTCAGCATCAGGGAAGAGGGGTGCTGAAGGAAAACTCAGACCCTCCTTGTCTAAAGCTAGAGATGCTCAGATCAGCCGCAAACGAAACAGGTTGATAATGAAGACAGTAATCACAAATATTAATAGGATGAGAGTGAAGAAGAAGGATAAGGTACTCACACAGTTCCTTTCAGGGCAAAAACAAAGTAACAGATCAGATTTTTCTCAGAAAGACAATGAAGGTGATGCCGATTGTTCAGTTTCAGATGgagcacactctttatcctcgcTTGTTACCTCTTTTGGGGGAAAACTTGGTCCACAAATAAATATCAGCAAACGTGGAACTATCTACATAGGAAAAAGGAGAGGTCGTAAACCTAAAGCTCAAACAGAAACTTCTGGTCAAGACTCTGAACAAGTTTTGGGTCAAAAGTCTCAGCAAGTCTTGACAGAGTCTTCTAATAAGTTGAACTCTTGGTCCACCTCTGGTGAACATAGTCATACATTCGATGGCCAGTCTCCTTTGTGTAGCTCTCCCTATTCATTTAAGCATCTTGAGTCCCCTTCACCCACTCTTAGTTCTTTCCGAAGAAAGTTTCATCTTGGCAACTGTGAATATGATCAACTTTCTGCTCCTAAGGTAACCAGTTCCCAAAAGGTAAAAGCAGTGCACAAAGAGAAATCAAAACCTCCTTCCTCCTCGCAATCTGCACCACACCCTTCTGCCAAATCTCAATTAGGCTCTGTAAGGATTCAAGATCGCAGAACTACACACCTTGGGCGATCAGTATTGATGGAGCAAGAAAGACTCAAATACAAGTGCCATAGAAAAGGTCACAATTGCTTCAGCCATGATAAGGTTAAAGGACATACACACAAATGTAAGAAGAAGTATCTTCAACTCAGGGCTAAAAGGCAAGACCCTGCCTTCCAGGCTGAGATTGAGGAGTTAGTGGTCAGACTTAGTGAGATTCGTATTGTGCATCATATTTCATCACGAGGGTGTGGCGATGAAGCAAAATCTGGCAGGAAGAGTGGGAAAGGGAAAGCTCATCCTCACGTTCTTCAGTGTCTACCACAAAACCTTCATCATCCCACCATGTTTCAAATCAACTTCAGTGGTTACTACTCCCCTCAGTCAGAATTTTCTCGTGACTCTCTGCATTATGTCGGAATGGCAGATTTTAAGAGGAACAATGGGTGTCCCTCTCAAGCCGGTGAACATATTGTCACACATTGCCCAGTAGTGCACAAACTTGGCTTCCCAATGTCAGGAGGCGGTTGTTACCATCCACCATACAAAATGCCACTCTCTACCACTTCACTTGGTTTTGGACTTTATAGGGGATACCCTCCATCTGCAACTATATACCCTTCGTCACCCTTTCTACCCTCTTATGTGCACCCCTACTCTAAAAATCCCATTTTAAGTCCATCAAAGTTCCATAAAAAGAAGCACAAGTTTCTGAGACGTGACTCTCTGCTTTTTGGCGGGAAGCCACAGGGGGCATATGCTAATGTAACATCTCATTCCCCTAGTGACTGGTTCAGTAGAAATAGCTGGCAAAGAGAAGACAGCAGAGATCAGGCTAGTGAGAAACGGTTTGTGGATGATTGGCttagagaaagagaaggaaaagagAGTTTACTAGGACAAAGTAATCTCAGAAAAGACCATTTCAGAAGGGGCACGGCCTCAAATTCTCCCTGTTCTTCCTCAACACCCTCAAAACAAGCAGACAAACACAAAACCTCACCACTTTCATATATAGGACCTGCACATCTGAGACCGGTATCAAAACTTAGGTGGGCAGAGCATCAGCAGCCAtggaggtggagagagagcaCTCAGGTAGAGCCGGGGAACAGGGTTTTAAACAAAGGAGCTGGGTCGGGGTAccaggaggatgatgatgaaggtgaCGAAGACCTATCATCACCTCCCCTAGGAGACAGAGCCATCCACCATCATTCTTTCCTGAGGAACCCCAATCTTGCTAGTAGCGCGTACAGTCAAATGACAGCTCAAAGGAGGATTGGTGAAGTTCAGTCTGCTTCAAGGAACTTAATGAGACCTGGAAGCTCATTGATGACCAATTGCTCAGCTGGAGGCATAAGGACATCAG AGAGCTTCCAGCCTGGCGGCACACTCTTCTCCGAGCACTTCTCTGCCAGTCCCCCTCTTAATGAACGTCAagagagaggaggaagagagaaaAGACCCAACATCAGCAAAACACACTTTCAGACCAACGATACCAGGCCTTTTTCCTCATGTAACACCTCCAAAGTCAGCCTCTCTCATTtatataattctaaaaatatGACGGTAACCAAAAGTAAACTGAAACATGTCAGAAAGCCTCTGAAGAAGAAGACTCCCAAAGGTCAAGAGGTCACAGGAAGTGAGGTGAAGAGAAGAGGACGAGGTCGACCAAGAAAAAACCCTGCACCGTGCTTTTCTCCACCTTTCCCTGCTACACCTTTACGTCATGAAGCCGGAGAGTCTCCTTGGAAACGTAAAAAAGGTGAAAGAGATGACTACACAGTACTCAGTGCGATTGAGTCCATGGCTCAacatgagaaaaagaaaagaaggaaagaaagagatgAAACGAGGAGCAGTGAAGCACAGGTAGATGAAGACGAAGACACAGGTCCGAGCCAAGAGCCGTCACAGTTGCACGTCAACACATCCTCACCTTCCCAGGATCCATCAGTGTCTGTAATCAGCCAGTCAGAGAAGAGGTCTGATGTGGAAGCTGAAAAGAAATATGAGTGGGCGGGGCTTTACTCTGATGTGTATAAAAGCGAGAA CCCCACGAGTCTGTTTTCTCCAGTACACACAGACTGCCTTGACTATGATCCTGAAGAACATGAGCACGGTCTACTTCCTGCACCTATACACGTAG ggaAGTATCTGAGGCTGAAACGGATTGACTTTCAGTTGCCCTATGACATATATCGACTCTGTGCAAAGCAAAAG CATCCTAAAAAGTCACGAAAGACCCCACGAAAGATTGCCCCATCCA ACCGAAGACAGTTCCCGTAA